ATAGTCTAACATCCAGTGTCAGCCTTTGAGTGTACCTGGCGTGCCCTGCTATCAGATCCAGGTCATCGTACGAGTGCAGGAAGGTCATGTTGTCCTCCTGAACACAGCGGTTCACCACGTTCATCAGACAGGAGGTGGGAACTCGCTCCACCTCCACTCCAAAACTCTGAGGACGAGGATGACACTTTTATTGCAACCAAAGGAAATCATCATTTTCTAGATGaatgtggacaaaaaaatgacaacaataacGGGAAATTATAGTATAAATTGACTGAATGTCACATCCTGCCTCAGTGTGATGGCTTTGAGGTTTTAAATCTGTCAGGTGTAACTTCTGACCTGTATGAGGATGGATCTGGACACTGGGGCTGTTTCCGGCATCACCACTTTGCCTTTTGACCCGTAGTGTTTTGAGGCGTACGCAAATGACTTCCCATAGTTCCCGGCAGACATGGTGACAAAATGACCACCCTTCGGCCTCCTGGCAAACTGATTGGCCACTCCTCTGATCTTAAACGaacctgtcaatcaaacatcACAGGCAGCTCTTAAGTGAAGTGCTAAAATGAGGTTTTGTGAGATGAATCCaagtgttttttccccctctgacCAGTTCTCTGCATGTTCTCCAGTTTGATGTGGATGTTGCAGTGGATGTTGAGGGTCAGGGTTGTCTGGCACCAGGGGATCATGGGGGTGTTGATGACACCCAGGGGGCTGCATCTCACCGTCTCTCCAGCTTCTCTCAGCAGATCCAAGGTGATGGCATCTGCAGACACCTCGGCCATCTGTAtcagaaacacacaatttaATATAGGAATATATTTGCGTTGTTAAGAGGGAAAGTGTGgctatgtgctttttttgtagttatttgctctttgtttgtttgttttttgttaccttttttgtgagtagaggaaaaaaaatgttgagcaGCCtctttatgtacagtatgtgtgttaCTGCTCTGGGTCTAGCAGGGCCAGTAcccatttatatataaaaaaagacatgtccttATTCCCTGATGGCACACTGTATTTGTCTTTGATACAAATGTTGTATAATCATGTAAACccaataaaaagttttttttttctttttttaaatacatttgcacTGTGGAGCTACCATGCATTTCATAAATGATTGGTGgttcatataataataatactaataataataataataatttgttttactATAATGATGGTAGTAATAAGTGCTAATAACGAGGGCTGCAAGAGGTGGTtattattttctcgattaatcgATTGGTTGGGTTGATTAGTGTTTTCCAAAGCCCAAGAagacatcctcaaatgtctcTGGATTTTATATTTGTCCATAATACTATCCGGACTCTCACTGATACTAATACTATTGTAAACAGTTACATAAGCTGCTGGTTACTATGTTTAGATTTTACCTGCTTTATGTTGATAACGTTACTGGACATGTGAGCCGTTCACGCGCacagatttatttatgaaaatctATTATGAACGTTGAACAACAAAACCTACTCTTTACAAAAGAGTCGATGAGTaaaccaaaacaatacatttcGTTTATAGTCTTAGTCCACACTAACCTTAtaatttgtttggatttttccGTGACTTTACAAAGTGACAGCTCATTGATGTTTACAGTGTTACGTTTTTTTCGGCTCCCACCAACACAATAGTTCCCATTTAAAGCGTGTTTCTACTCGGACACTATTATTAACTGGGCAGCAAACATGGCTGCCCCGGCAAGTGGCAAGGGAGACTTTTACTAGTTGCACAAGAAAAATAGTACTAACAGAAAGGTTTTAAGTGAAAAACATGGGTTTTATTAGACACGTCGTGTGCGCCATGTCTGGAGGCGTTGACAGCTCTGTGGCTGCGCTGTTACTGAAGAGAAGAGGTGagaaaaacacacctgaaccgagttattttaaagttattttaaatgattagcCAACTATTCaacatttaaagcttttatttgagtaaatacaaagtcagaatttttttttcctctccctcacATGAAGGCTACAGTGTGACAGGCGTTTTTATGAAGAACTGGGACTCTCTGGATGAAACTGGGGTCTGCAGCACAGAGAAAGACTGTGAGGACGCCTACAGAGTGTGTCAGGACCTGGACATCCCCTTCCACCAAGTGTCTTATGTCAAAGAGTACTGGCATGAAGTGTTCGGGTATTTTTTTACTGCCGTGCATGCACCATAGACACCTTGTGACTGTTTCACTCTTTAATGTGGTGTGTCTTTTGTCACTTTCAGTAACATACTGAAGGAATATGAAAGGGGAGGACACCAAACCCAGATATACTCTGCAACAAGCACATCAAATTCAGCCATTTCCACAAGTATGCCATCAACACTCTGGGTATGTAATCATAAAGTGAGAGGGGGGGCCCTCGAAAATCCCTGAAATGAatatgttaaccctttagaaccagAGCAAATGGTTGTGagttcttccaaaaacatggtgagaaggCAATCACCACCTTAataagacatggccaaaaaattagcaaaaaatctgttaaaagttacaagaaaactacctgaaaataagcaacaacaaaaaaagaaaagaaacaaaaaaaaaagaaaaagaagaaaatgtcctgaaaaaagtactgtaaaaatgtcaatgtatacatatatttttatgtcatggatttttattatatatatatatattttatttttataattttctaataaactAATTGTATGGTCATaatcttgtcaccttttactaatttcttgcaatttgtaggacattttttttgccaagttggtcattgcctttttcccagtGTTATTTGTCCCtacataaatcaaaccaatttgctcaggtttcaaagggtcaaaggaCTGAACTCTATAGGAAAAAACATGGACACTCTGTGAGGCCCCTCTcatagggcccagaatttggtgctacgcctCTGTCTACTAGCAGTGGGTGTAAC
This genomic interval from Plectropomus leopardus isolate mb chromosome 22, YSFRI_Pleo_2.0, whole genome shotgun sequence contains the following:
- the srr gene encoding L-threonine dehydratase catabolic TdcB produces the protein MAEVSADAITLDLLREAGETVRCSPLGVINTPMIPWCQTTLTLNIHCNIHIKLENMQRTGSFKIRGVANQFARRPKGGHFVTMSAGNYGKSFAYASKHYGSKGKVVMPETAPVSRSILIQSFGVEVERVPTSCLMNVVNRCVQEDNMTFLHSYDDLDLIAGHASLGMEVLEVVPEPDVVVVCCGGGGLLAGVVAAIKLSGCDKTRIYGVEPEGACTMYKSFIEKKPVGMDAKSIASGLAPPFAGTLPFQLCQRYVEGIVLINDEEIKSAVSTLYRSGLVVEPSGSAAFAAIVNNKIPELEGKNVVCILSGGNIGKDELANFPD